In Hevea brasiliensis isolate MT/VB/25A 57/8 chromosome 13, ASM3005281v1, whole genome shotgun sequence, a single genomic region encodes these proteins:
- the LOC110664749 gene encoding uncharacterized protein LOC110664749 isoform X1 encodes MLKVEKMALVTHQMKSSYATFPVRSLSWSKGFKLKQHVATCHMFGRTDRRFPTKCNLCLSVGACVHGSKVKFLKISAFKGSAQNKESGNRANGSEVAKNSVNLSYVPKESGETIMESPKFHSVPVSYTSDGNGGIAGSPAIHKLFKKWLNMLRTDSPSQVADEILREPPSSEELQQTQNTVQTMEGHEILKPVWFHFLGLDATIKIPLLIFIPLYLAVNVIYGVDVSKELTPLWILGPLIVVFYINVLRVLWTLYVFSFKQTVKLTKNLPTYYLVASSYISQGKLKQDVEARVFQPVVSIKNLDYKELSRKRLKEFEEWFMDMYLDFVESIWPYYCRTIRFLKRANLI; translated from the exons ATGCTTAAAGTGGAGAAAATGGCGTTAGTGACCCATCAAATGAAG AGCTCTTATGCAACATTTCCAGTGAGGTCTTTATCATGGAGCAAAGGGTTCAAATTGAAGCAACATGTAGCAACGTGTCACATGTTTGGAAGAACAGATAGGCGTTTCCCAACAAAGTGTAATCTTTGTTTAAG TGTAGGGGCTTGTGTTCATGGATCCaaagtgaaatttttgaaaatttcagCCTTTAAAGGAAGTGCACAAAATAAGGAATCTGGAAATAGAGCAAATGGATCTGAAGTTGCCAAGAATTCTGTTAATCTTTCTTATGTACCAAAAGAAAGTGGGGAGACCATAATGGAATCTCCAAAGTTTCACAGTGTTCCAGTTTCTTATACCTCTGATGGAAATGGGGGGATTGCAGGATCACCTGCTATTCATAAATTATTCAAGAAATGGTTGAACATGTTGCGCACAGATTCCCCAAGTCAAGTGGCTGATGAAATTTTGAGAGAACCACCTTCAAGTGAAGAATTACAACAAACTCAGAATACTGTTCAAACCATGGAAGGACATGAGATTCTAAAGCCAGTTTGGTTTCACTTTTTGGGACTAGATGCAACAATAAAGATACCCTTACTGATTTT CATCCCTCTGTACCTTGCAGTCAAcgtcatttatggggttgatgtGTCAAAGGAGTTGACTCCTTTGTGGATTTTGGGGCCACTAATTGTTGTGTTCTACATCAATGTGCTCCGAGTTTTGTGGACTCTCTATGTCTTCAGCTTTAAGCAGACAGTTAAACTAACAAAAAACTTGCCTACTTACTATTTGGTGGCCTCTAGCTATATTTCTCAGGGGAAGCTTAAACAAGATGTAGAAGCTCGTGTGTTCCAACCTGTTGTAAGCATTAAGAACCTAGACTACAAAGAGTTATCAAGGAAAAGGTTGAAGGAATTTGAAGAGTGGTTCATGGATATGTACCTTGATTTTGTGGAATCTATATGGCCCTATTATTGTAGGACTATCAGATTCTTAAAGAGGGCTAATCTGATTTAA
- the LOC110664749 gene encoding uncharacterized protein LOC110664749 isoform X2 codes for MFGRTDRRFPTKCNLCLSVGACVHGSKVKFLKISAFKGSAQNKESGNRANGSEVAKNSVNLSYVPKESGETIMESPKFHSVPVSYTSDGNGGIAGSPAIHKLFKKWLNMLRTDSPSQVADEILREPPSSEELQQTQNTVQTMEGHEILKPVWFHFLGLDATIKIPLLIFIPLYLAVNVIYGVDVSKELTPLWILGPLIVVFYINVLRVLWTLYVFSFKQTVKLTKNLPTYYLVASSYISQGKLKQDVEARVFQPVVSIKNLDYKELSRKRLKEFEEWFMDMYLDFVESIWPYYCRTIRFLKRANLI; via the exons ATGTTTGGAAGAACAGATAGGCGTTTCCCAACAAAGTGTAATCTTTGTTTAAG TGTAGGGGCTTGTGTTCATGGATCCaaagtgaaatttttgaaaatttcagCCTTTAAAGGAAGTGCACAAAATAAGGAATCTGGAAATAGAGCAAATGGATCTGAAGTTGCCAAGAATTCTGTTAATCTTTCTTATGTACCAAAAGAAAGTGGGGAGACCATAATGGAATCTCCAAAGTTTCACAGTGTTCCAGTTTCTTATACCTCTGATGGAAATGGGGGGATTGCAGGATCACCTGCTATTCATAAATTATTCAAGAAATGGTTGAACATGTTGCGCACAGATTCCCCAAGTCAAGTGGCTGATGAAATTTTGAGAGAACCACCTTCAAGTGAAGAATTACAACAAACTCAGAATACTGTTCAAACCATGGAAGGACATGAGATTCTAAAGCCAGTTTGGTTTCACTTTTTGGGACTAGATGCAACAATAAAGATACCCTTACTGATTTT CATCCCTCTGTACCTTGCAGTCAAcgtcatttatggggttgatgtGTCAAAGGAGTTGACTCCTTTGTGGATTTTGGGGCCACTAATTGTTGTGTTCTACATCAATGTGCTCCGAGTTTTGTGGACTCTCTATGTCTTCAGCTTTAAGCAGACAGTTAAACTAACAAAAAACTTGCCTACTTACTATTTGGTGGCCTCTAGCTATATTTCTCAGGGGAAGCTTAAACAAGATGTAGAAGCTCGTGTGTTCCAACCTGTTGTAAGCATTAAGAACCTAGACTACAAAGAGTTATCAAGGAAAAGGTTGAAGGAATTTGAAGAGTGGTTCATGGATATGTACCTTGATTTTGTGGAATCTATATGGCCCTATTATTGTAGGACTATCAGATTCTTAAAGAGGGCTAATCTGATTTAA